Part of the Coregonus clupeaformis isolate EN_2021a chromosome 8, ASM2061545v1, whole genome shotgun sequence genome, ACACCCCTAGCCTAGTGTGTATAGTTTACTAAAGGTCAATAACTTGCTCAACAAACTGAAGTGTTGTTTACTAAAGGTCAATAACTTGCTCAACAAACTAAACTACTATTTGGTCTATATTTGCCAGTCAAGTTTTTACACACTTGCCCAGGGGCTTTTGGAATGCTAGGCCTTGTTCTCCTAagagtgcaggcttttgttctagcCCTGCTCGAACACACCTGATACTGCAAATCAGCTGCTCATCAGGACCTTGGCTAGATTAACTGAATCATTCAAGTATGTTGGAGCAGGGCTGGAACAAAGGCCTGCACATCCACTGGGCTCTCCAGAAACAAGGTCAGCCACCCCTTGCAGATGCCATCTGTCCCAAACGCAGACTATTCTCTTCATACTTCGATTAcgatgtatttattttatttattgcgGTTTGACTTGTGACatagatcaaaacacttgggtgaactgttggaatcattgATATAGAAtcatttatattaagaagcaaagtggaatTCTTGTTTgtaagcaggtagcttagtgggtaagagcgttgtgccagtaaccgaaaggtcgctggttctaatccccgagccgactaggtgaaaaatctgttgatgtgcccttgagcaaggcacttaaccctaattgctcatgtaagtcgctctggaacaGAACATCATACGGGAGAGATACAACAAACAGTCAACTATAAAAACAAACATCACACGCAGCTGAGTGGCGTTTCAAAAATATTGCAATATGGATCCCTCTTGCGAtatgtgtattattattattattattattattggattCCTCTTGCGAtatgtgtattattattattattattattggattCCTCTTGCGAtatgtgtattattattattattattattggattCCTCTTGCGATATGTGTATTGCACATGTCAATATTACAATTTCGATGTGAATGCGATTAATTGTGCAGCCCTACTATGTAGGTAATAGGGTGTAGACGTTCTGGTTCTCACCTGCACAGACAATGGGGAAACCATCAGAAACTTTACTTGCAAGATTTTCAACCATACTCACTGAAAACACTGCATTCTGGAGTCCAAACGGTATGGGCGTGAGTCTCGCTAAGGCCACCACTTTGAGTCCACTCCCCCCCTCCACCACCCGTTTCACAGCACTGAGCTGCTCAGAGTTCCCCACCTTGTTGACCACCCAGTCCGTCAACAGTCTCTTACACACCAGGTGAGCCACGAAGGTCCCAACGAGCACCCCGACCATCACCAGTCCCATACCCAGCACAAAGCCATAGAGGTACCCCGCAGCCACGTTCAGCACCATGTAACCCCAGCCGAACGGGAAGGACACAATGATCAGACCAACTATGAACAGCATGGCTCCAACCAGGCTGTCCAAGCTCTCCACCCAGAGCAGAAGGTCCTTGAGGTGCTGTCTGACTAGAGCCACGGAGGAGAAGCAGACAGCTGTCAGAATGCATGCCATGAGGGCGCTCTTGAAGCAACACGTGGTAATACAACACGGGTGTCTGAACTCTCCGTTGGTGGCGCCGCCACCGGTGAAGGACATGCCAGTGTCAATGAtgctctccaggtctccgtcagACTTGCCAACGGCGCCTCCTCTCTCGTCAAAGGCGTTGCATATCAGGATGTCAATTTTATTGCACTCGTCCGGGGAGGATCTCTGGAGCCAGCGGTTCAGCTGGATTTGTCCTTTGACCGCAGCGTGTTTCAGGACCTTTAGGACGACATGGAGGGATGGTGTCGACCCTGCGCCCCACATGGTTGCCCTACAACGGAGTCTCAGGAAGATGGACTGTCGCTCTGACTGGTGGTGCTCAGATTGAAGAAGTGCGTTGTAACTTGAATGTCACCGTTTCCCTTGAAGAAACGACGACGCTTGAACATAAATAATGACAACTGAGAAAGATAATTAGGGTAACGTGCTGACAGTGAGAATGGTTATCGATGTCTTCTGTGTTGGGGACCCATTTCTATTTCTCAGCACAGAGGACAACTGTTTACATGGGCTTCAAAAGGAAATTATTCCAATCTGGGTTGCCATTATAAGAAGTATCGTCCAGTGTGACAGTTCTTTATCTTGGGTACACCAATTGGGAGACATGCCAGTCCAATGACTTATGAAAAACGTTTTCACATCGCCTCGAATAGGAGGAAAACGCCATAAATTACTCACGGCAGGTATCGTCACAAAATCCCTGCGTTCAAAAGAATCGGTCGATGGAAATCTGGCAAGCCGAGGAAAGGCAACAAACTGACCAGAAAGTCACGGTATTGCTAAAAACATCAGATCAAGCCTACAATTCGTATCATTACGAAACGGTCCAGAGATAAATCCGTGCAAGACTCCAACTTCTGCGACTCGTCTGTCCTATTTGGCGTAAAACCTTGCAACGAGTTGCTAGTCCACTGAGATTGACTCCACTTGGCTAGCTGCTTGCCTGTACAAAGTCCCGTAAATCCTTTCCAACGGGCGCTTTCACCGGTATTCTTCCCGGGGCAAAGTGACAACCGGAGCGCCGCCGTCAGTCTGATAGCCAGCTGcgtcttatttgttgttttggCCACAATAGTACCGTCTGTGGAGGCTGAATGCTCTTCATACACCAGACACCGCTCTGTTTGTTTCCCAGAATGCCAAGTACCAGACCATGTGACTACTACCGTTCTGGCCTGTGAACCATAGCGGAACAACCCACCAACTGTTTCTCTCTGCGGTGTCTTTTTGTAGagactaactccgccatggttagTTGGACAAAGTCAAAGAGTGTGGATAAAGAggaccacagtatgagtcataatacacATAAAACCtcatcaaacagggaaatggttccattcattttcccataggggattttagtataaagggctgtgttttgtgtaagcataccctggcgtgacgttttcaCAACAGtataaatctctctaggacaaggtgactttcatCAATATTTTATTGATAAATTgtataaagaaaaaaaaaaagagcaaatggaatggcatcaaacacctggaaccatgtgtttgatgtatttgataccattccacactGATTCCGCAGTCAATACCACAAGCCTgttctccccaatgaaggtgcctcCTGtgcccttgacccatcctcctctactctcttcactgcctcagcactGCTCTGACtctggccacctcaacctgcctgtcTCACAACTTcatccaccgaaactacacactcctctatcccatgccctctGGCTGCACATTTCCCACACAAGGTACATGTCTCTCAGCCCTAACACTTGGAGTAGCCCTCCACAAATCGGCAAGGCCAGCCGTCTAACTCaggcctatcctttctttggattggtggatacaatttcaatttaaggggctttattggcgtgggaaacgtatgttaacattgccaaagcaagtgaaatagataatagacaaaagtgaaataaaaaaatacaaattaacAGGAAATGTTACTcataaaagttccaaaagaataaagacatttcaagtgtcatattatgtctaaatACAAttttgtaatgatgtgcaaatagttaaagtacaaaagggaaaataaatcaacataaatatgggttgtatttacaatggtgtttgttcttcactggttgcccttttcttgtggcaacaggtcacacatcttgctgctgtgattgcagactgtggtatttcacccaattgaAATGGGAGTTTATTAAAATTTGAtatgttttcgaattctttgtgggtctgtgtaatctgaggggaatatgtgcagctcagtttccacctcattttgtgggcagtgtgcacatagcctgtcttctcttgagagccaggtctgcctacggcagcctttctgaatagcaaggctatgctcactgagtctgtacatagtcaaagctttccttaagtttgggtcagtcacagtggtcaggtattctgccactgtgtactctctgtttagggccaaatagcattctagtttgctctgttttttttgtacattcttttcaatgtgtcaagtaattatctttttgttttctcatgatttggttgggtctaattgtgttgttgtcctggggctctgtggggtctgttggtgtttgtgaacagagccccaggaccagcttgcttaggggactcttctccaggttcatctctctgtaggtaatggctttgttatggaaggtttatGAATTGCTTTCTTtcaggtggttgtagaatttaacagcttttttctggattttgataattagtgggtattttcctaattctgctctgcaagcATTATTttgatacatctcattattgtaatccttttttacatttttattttttcatttcacctttatttaaccgagttagccagttgagaacaagttctcatttacaactgcgacctggccaagataaagcaaagcagtgcgataaaaacaacaacacagagttacatatggggtaaaacaaaacataaagtcaaaaatacaacagaaaatatatatacagtgtgttcaaatgtagcaagttatggaggtaaggcaataaataaatagggcatagtgcaaaaatagttacaatttcgtagttaacactggaatgatagatgtgcaaaatatgatgtgcaaatagagatactggggtgcaaatgagcaaaataaataacaatatggggatgaggtagttgggtgggctaatttcagaatgtctgtgtacaggtgcagtgatcggtaagctgctctgacaactgatgcttaaagttagtgagggagataagagtctccagcttcagagatttttgcagttcattccagtcattggcagcagagaactggaaggaatggcggccaaaggaggtgttggctttggggatgaccagtgagatatacgtgctggagcgcagactacgggtgggtgttgctaagctgaaggttcgagttgccaaacgtcagcctcgaaaccttaatgacttggagaagatctgcaaagaggagtggaacaaaatccctcctgagatgtgtgcaaacctggtggccaactacaagaaacgtctgacctctgtgattgccaacaacggttttgccaccaagtactaagtcatgttttgcagaggggtcaaatacttatttccctcattaaaatgcaaatcaatttataacatttttgacatgcgtttttctggattattttgttgttattctgtctctcactgttcaaataaacctaccattaaaattatagactggtcatttatttgtcagtgggcaaacgtacaaaatcagcaggggatcaaatacttttttccctcactgtatatggggctttggtgacaaaacggatggcactgtgatagactacatccaatttgctgagcagagtgttggaggctattttgtaaaagacatcatcgaagtcaaggatcggtaggatagtcagttttacgagggcatgtttggcagcatgagtgaaggaggctttgttgcgaaataggaagccgattctagatttaactttggattggagatgcttaatgtgagtctggaaggagagtttacagtctaaccagacacctaggtatttgtagttgtccacatactctaggtcagactcgccgagagtagtgattctagtcgggtgggcgggtgcaagcagcgttcggttgaagagcatgcatttagttttactagtgtttaagagcagttggaggctactgaaggagtgttgtatggcgttgaagctcgtttggaggtttgttaacacagtgtccaatgaagggccagatgtatacaaaatggtgtcgtccgcatagaggtggatccgagcgtcaccagcagcaagagcgacatcattgatatacacagagaatagagtcggcccgagaattgaaccctgtggcacccccatagagacggccagaggtccagacaacaggccctccgatttgacacattgaactctatctgagaagtagttggtgaaccaggcgaggcagtcatttgagaaaccaaggctatttagtctgccaataagaatgcagtggttgacagagtcgaaagccttggccaggtcgatgaagacggctgcgcgttactgtcttttatcgatcgcggttataatatcgtttaggaccttgagcgtggctgaggtgcacccatgaccagctcggaaaccggattgcatagcggagaaggtacggtgggattcgaaatggtcggtgatctgtttgttaacttggctttcaaaaaacgttcgaaaggcaggtcaggatggatataggtctgtaacagtttggatctagagtgcaCATACACATTTATCCTTCCATCTTTACAATCTAATTACATAGACTACATGTGATCCAACTTTCAaacataaataaatgaaatatcctACTTGCGATAATATATAGCTAATGTAGTTATCTAGATGTTACCGTAATACGGTGTCTCATGTTATAGCCCACAATGAGTATTTTCTGTATTATTGTTGTCACCAAACAAATTCAAATGTGTTGTTTTTCTTTTAGGTGTGAATAAAACTGAATACATATTGTAAGCTACAGATGGGTTATTGTAGGGGATTACTACACTGGCAATTTTAGAGGCTTAATCTGTGTACAAGAAACCGGACCTTATTGAGCCCCGGACACCAAGTGTATTTGACTGCTTGGCATATTGTTACCCAGTAATTTATGTGAACTGATGTACATGTAGTCtaattcagaggttaaatgcctgctcttggcagatgacctgtgcctgctgtcacccacagcacatggcctacagcagagcctggacctgctagagcagtactgccagacctgggccctggcagcaaacaacaaaaatactaaaataatgattttccagagaagatccagatctcagggaattagaccaaagttcccaattggtacaaaatatatagagtactgcacacactacaattacttaggtttaaatatatagagtactgtACACACTACAATTGCCTAagcgaggtgtggggtccacttgcaaaacaagatttcacccaatgggacaaacaccccattgGGACCCTGCATGcaggctcccgagtggtgcagtggtctaaggcactgcggtCTAAGGCACAGCGGTCTGAGGCACTACGGTCTGAGGCACTACGGTCtaaggcacagcggtctaaggcactacggTCTGAGGCACTACGGTCTGAGGCACTACGGTCTGAGGCACTGCGGTCTGAGGCactgcggtctaaggcactgcggtctaaggcactgcatctcagtgcttgaggcttcactacagaccccctggttcgattccaggctgtatcacatccGGCCGGGATTGGGAgtgccatagggcggcgcacaattggcccagcgtcgtccgggtttggccggtgtaggccgtcattgtaaataagaatttgttctcaactgacttgcctagttaaataaaggtaaaaaaaaaaaagtttaaatatatagagtactgtACACGCTACAATTACTTACGTTTAAATATATAAGTACTgtacacactacaattacttaggtttagcccagcgtcgtccagggtaggggagggaatggccggcagggatgtagctcagttgatagagcatggtgtttgcaacgccagggttgtgggttcgattcccacggggggccagtatgaaaaagaaaaaaattatgtatgcactcatgaactgtaagtcactctggataagagcatctgctaaatgactaaaatgtaaatgtttaaaagaagctcaactggacacctaCATGAGGCATTAAAGAAATGGAAAAAAAACGCATTGAAAAACCTATTACaatttggctaaaactaattgaatgtgtcaaaacaagatttcacccaatgggacaaacacccaattgaaaCCCAGCATGCAGAGATCTGTAAGATTTTCCttcatgtccagaggaaaactacaaacaatgcatgcaaggtagaattaggccaatatcaaCTAATAATAAAAACTTAATAAAGAGCAtttaagttttggaaacatctaaaatacagtgaccccctctcatatcattaccaagccctgcaatgccaagagctgagcaaagaaaagagtcccctcatccagctggtcctggggctgagttcacaaacctgttctactaacacactgaagcctcgggaccagaacatccaatcagtcagaataaaccaaattacaacacagtcaaaacgaaactacattgcttattgggaaacacaagcacaagcacaaaggctatctggccctaaatcgaccgTACACCATGGCAatctatttgaccatggttactgatcaaaccttagaaaaaccttgacaaagtatttgtatttgtatttattacagATCCCGATTagcggctgccaaggcagcagctattcttcctggggtccaaccacaatttacatccaataaaacaatacataacacaacaccctactctaccataacatatttacaatacaaaatcaataatacagcaaaataacaatattaaaatgtgtgtgtgtagagtgcgtgtgttagcatgtgtttgtgaatgctgtgtgtgtgtctgtgtgtgtgtctgtgtgtgtgtgtgtgtgtctcttcgctgttccataaagtgttgttttatctgttttttaaatctgattttacaaagtacaggctcagtgagcacagccttgccattgagaagggcagacacaggaaaacctgtctccctgtagaggaaaggctgtgcaaccactgcaccacagcagaacctgagacagagctgcatttagAGAGTGCAGTTTACACAAATTTGAAACCgtttttcaaggtttcaaagacctctctgatgagaatcggctacccgtcctgttgggggaggactcagagagctgtgggttggcagagcactacattgctgcctgccataagatgagggacagtgtctgacagaccaaccaacctgcacatgtcctctatattgttattgttcaatggttattttgacccttggttattgttgttactgttgtcccgttgacaatattgattattattattttaattatgttaatagtgtaaatGAATCACTTAATCACCAAAGTACGCCTTGgaaatatgtacattgttacgtcatgccaataaagcaatttgaattgaattgagagagagagtagcctaTAGGATGGAATGACGTTAAGTAAGTCTTGTCATTAACGATTCTCAAGACAACAAGAGAATCCTGCCAATGTTTCAATTAGTAGTTAGACTAAATCCTGATTCGTTCCTCTGGGAAGAAGTagaacacattttgtctgttctttaaagattcccagaatgtttcattaagttgtgggaaccttttaaagaacagattaaatgtgttctaggaacgttcttgcaacatcaggcgaaTGTTTTATACATACATTCTGTAATCATCACCACGACTGGACATTTTTTGTGTTATGAGATAATTTGCCGCgacctaacgaatgttctggAATGTTGGCTGGGTATTTACTTGGAATCAAACAACCAATTCAAGCAGAAGTAAAAAATGCAAGCTTCTGCTTTATTTTCTCCCGTCTTGCTGTGACAGTTCAGCGACTGGCTAATGAGTCCCACTTCATCCGGTATGAGTTCTGGGAACACAACAGTGTATGGAAGAAGTTAGTAGTCTTTCTCTCTATGAATTCTGGGAACACAACAATGTATGGAAGAAGTTAGTAGTCTTTCTCTCTATGAATTCTGGGAACACAACAATGTATGGAAGAATTTAGTAGTCTTTCTCTCTATGAATTCTGGGAACACAACAATGAATGGAAGAAGTTAGTAGTCTTTCTCGCTATGAATTCTGGGAACACAACAGTGTGTGGAAGAAGTTAGTAGTCTTTCTCTCTATGAATTCTGGGAACACAACAATGTATGGAAGAAGTTAGTAGTCTTTCTCTCTATGAATTCTGGCAATACAACAATGTATGGAAGACGTTAGTAGTCTTTCTCTCTATGAATTCTGGGAACACAACAATGTATGGAAGAAGTTAGTAGTCTTTCTCTCTATGAATTCTGGGAACACAACAATGTATGGAAGAAGTTAGTAGTCTTTCTCTCTATGAATTCTGGGAATACAACAATGTATGGAAGACGTTAGTAGTCTTTCTCTCTATGAATTATGGGAACACAACAATGAATGGAAGAAGTTAGTAGTCTTTCTCTCTATGAATTCTGGGAACACAACAATGTATGGAAGAAGTTAGTAGTCTTTCTCTCTATGAATTCTGGGAACACAACAATGTATGGAATAAGTTAGTAGTCTTTCTCTCTATGAATTCTGGGAACACAACAGTGTGTGGAAGAAGTTAGTAGTCTTTC contains:
- the LOC121572227 gene encoding transmembrane protein 64, with translation MWGAGSTPSLHVVLKVLKHAAVKGQIQLNRWLQRSSPDECNKIDILICNAFDERGGAVGKSDGDLESIIDTGMSFTGGGATNGEFRHPCCITTCCFKSALMACILTAVCFSSVALVRQHLKDLLLWVESLDSLVGAMLFIVGLIIVSFPFGWGYMVLNVAAGYLYGFVLGMGLVMVGVLVGTFVAHLVCKRLLTDWVVNKVGNSEQLSAVKRVVEGGSGLKVVALARLTPIPFGLQNAVFSITDVSLPNYLVASSVGLLPTQLLNSYLGTTLRTMEDVIAEQSVSGYFVFSLQIIISIGLMFYVVHRAQVELNAAIAACQMELKTSHMNGTSTNHSGFTYCSKRASAGGGIINVV